Part of the Pseudarthrobacter sp. L1SW genome, TACCGCGCCACCTTCGACATACCGGCCGGCACCTACGGCATGAAGGTCGCCCTCAACAATTCCTGGGATGAGAACTACGGTGCCGGCGGAGCAGCCGGCGGCGGGGACCTGGTGCTCAACGCGCCCGGCGGTCCCGTGACCTTCACCTATGACCACGCCAGCCACACGCTGAGCGACGATGTCCCTGATGCGCTTGGAACAGAGGCCGGCGCGCACTGGCTCTCGGCGGACACCATCGCCTGGCAGGCGCCGGCCGCGGAGGGAACTACGTACCGGCTCTACAACGCGCCCGACGGCGGCCTGGCGCTGGCGGACGGCCAGGTCACCGGCGGCAGCTACACAGCGCTTGAGAAAACGCCCGGCGCTTTGGATGCAGGGCTGGCAGCGAAGTACCCACACCTCGCCGGTTTCACCCCGTTGCGGCTGGCGGAAGGTGATTCCGTTCGCGCAAAGGAACTGCTCAGGGGCCAGCTGCTGGTGGCCGCCGTTGGGGCCGACGGCAAGGTCACCGCAGCCACCGGCGTCCAGGTCCCCGGCGTCATGGACACCCTGTACCAGGGCGCGGCCGGCCAGGAGCTCGGGCTGACGTGGAAGGGCAACCGCCCCCGGCTTTCCCTCTGGGCGCCGACTGCCCGCAGTGTCACTGTCCACACTTACGCTGCCGGTTCGGGCGGCGATCCTGTGGCCAGCCGTGCCATGGAACCGGGCGCGGATGGCGTCTGGTCCCTGACGGGGGAGAAGGAATGGAGCGGCGCCTACTACCTGTACGAGGTGGAGGTCTTCGTGCCGGAAACCGGCAAGGTGGAACGGAACCTGGTCACGGACCCCTACAGCGTGGGGCTCTCCGCCAACTCCGAACGCAGCCTGTTTGTTGACGTGGAGGACAAGTCCCTGGCCCCCGAGGGGTGGAAGAAGCTGCAGAAGCCCGCGCTCAACAAGCCGGAGGACCTTTCCCTGTACGAGCTGCACGTCCGCGACTTCTCCATCACCGATGCCTCCGTCCCGGAAGAACACCGGGGAACGTACAAAGCCTTCGCACAGCAGGACAGCAACGGCATGCGCCGCCTCCGCGAACTGACTTCAGCGGGCCTCAACGCCGTCCACCTGCTGCCGGTGAACGACATCGGCACCATCGAGGAACGGCGCAGCGAACAGCTCGAACCCGCCTGCGACCTCGCCGCTCTGCCGGCAGATTCGGAGGAGCAGCAGGCCTGCGTCGCAGAAACTGCCTCCAAGGACGGGTTCAACTGGGGCTACGATCCCCTGCACTACACCACTCCAGAAGGCTCTTACGCTACCAACCCTGACGGCGCGGCACGGATCACCGAGTTCCGGGAAATGGTGGCCGGACTCAACGCCGCGGGGGCACGCGTCATCCAGGACGTGGTCTACAACCACACCTCCAGCGCCGGCCAGTCCGGGTCCAACAACCTTGACCGGATTGTTCCCGGCTACTACCACCGCCTGAACGCCACCGCCGGCTCGCTGGAGACCTCCACCTGCTGCGCCAACACGGCCACCGAGAACACGATGATGGGCAAGCTCATGATCGATTCCCTGGTGACGCTTGCCAAGACCTACAAGCTGGACGGGTTCCGCTTCGACCTCATGGGCCACCACTCCAAGCAGAACATGCTGGACGTGCGGGCAGCCCTGGACGAGCTGACCATGGCCAAGGATGGCGTAGACGGCAAAAACATCACCCTCTACGGCGAGGGCTGGAACTTCGGCGAAGTGGCCAACAACGCAAGGTTCGTCCAGGCAACGCAGGAGAACATGGCAGGAACCGGCGTCGGCACGTTCAATGACCGGCTGCGCGACGCCGTACGCGGCGGCGGCCCCTTCGACCCCGACCCGCGGGTCCAGGGCTTCGCTTCGGGCCTGTTCACCGACCCCAACAGCTCCCCCGCCAACGGCACCCCGGAGCAGCAGAAAGCATCCCTGCTCCTGGCCCAGGACCTGATCAAGGTGGGCCTGACCGGCAATTTGAAGGACTACTCCTTCGTTGACCGCACCGGTGCAACCGTCAGGGGCTCTGACGTGCCGTACAACGGCGCCCCGGCCGGATACACCAGTGACCCGCAGGAGGCCGTCACCTACGTGGAAGCGCACGACAACGAGACGCTGTTTGACGCCCTTGCCCTGAAGCTGCCGCAGGACACCCCTATGGCGGAACGGACGCGGATGCAGACCCTCGCGCTCAGCACCACGGCCTTCAGCCAGGGCATCTCGTTCTGGCATGCCGGCGGGGAATCCCTCCGCAGCAAGTCCCTGGACCGCAACAGCTACGACTCGGGCGACTGGTTCAACATCCTTGACCACACGGATGCCACCAACGGCTTCGGCCGCGGACTGCCGCCCAAGCCCGACAACGGGGACAAGTACGGCTACCTGCGCCCGCTGCTGGCGGACCCCGCACTGAAGCCTGCTCCCGCCGCGATCGCCGAGGCGCGCAGCCGGGCGGCAGAACTGCTGCAGATCCGCAAGAGCACGCCGCTGTTCCGCCTGGGTGAGGCCGCCCTGGTGCAGCAGAAGGTCTCGTTCCCCACGGCGGGCCCGGACCAGGCGCCCGGCGTGGTGGTCATGCGGATCGACGACTCCGTGGGCCCGGACGTGGACGAGGACCTCACCGGGCTGGTGGTGGTGTTCAACGCCGCCGACGAGGCCGTCAGCCAGGCAGTCGCCGGCACCACAGGCACCGCTTACGGCCTGCACCCGGTCCAGGCCTCGGGCAGCGACCCGGTGGTCAGGACTGCCGCCCATGACCCGGCAACCGGGACCTTCACCGTCCCGGCCCGCACCGTAGCAGTGTTCCAGGCCGGCTAGCGCCCGGCAAAGCCGGCCGGGTGCCCCTGGCCTCCGGCCGGCCCAACTGAATCTCCCACCGCTGAGTCTCCCCGCCTGTAAGGACGGACGACGGCGTGTCCCGGCAAAACGCCGTCGTACGCTGCCTGTGCCGAACCAAAGGTGGGGAGACTGAGCGCATGTCCGGGGCCCGGTCTAGGCTTTTGCCATGGACTCACCCGAGATAGCCGAAGCGATGGATGCCCTCCGGCGCCGACTGGTTCCCGGGACGCGCGTCATACTGGGCATTGCCGGGACGCCCGGCTCCGGGAAATCAACGTTCGCGGAATGGATCCGGCAGCAGTTTGGTCCGGGGCAGGCAGTGGTGGTGCCCATGGACGGCTTCCACCTGGGCAACGCGATCATCGACGGCCCGCCCCTCCGGCAGCGCAAGGGAGCCATGGAGACCTTCGACGCCGGCGGGTACCTTTCATTGCTCCGCAGGCTGGTGCGCCGGGACGAGCCAGTAGTGTACGCCCCGGAGTTCCGGCGGACCCTGGACGAGCCGGTGGCGGCATCGATCGCTGTCCCTGCCGAGGTGCCCCTCATCATCACCGAGGGCAACTACCTCCTGATGGAGCATCAGCCGTGGAAGGATGTCCGGGCGCAGCTGGACGAAGTGTGGTTCGTGGACACGCCCCCGGTGCTGCGGTTGGCCCGGCTCGTGGAAAGACACGTCTCGTTCGGCATGGATAGGACTGCGGCGGAGGCCTGGGCCAACGGACCGGACGAAGCGAATGCGGTGCTGATCCAGGCCACCCGCCCGGCCGCGGACCGGCTCATCCCCTGGAAGTAGCCCACGACCGCAATCTTGAACCCTGCAACAGAGAACGAACAGGAGAACCCATGCCAGCAACTGTGGACCTCGGCGACGGCCTCAAGGTCAGCCCCCTCGGCTTCGGCGGAATGGCGCTCACCCCGGTGTATGGGGAGGTGGACCAGGAGGACGCGCTCCGGACGCTGCATCACGCCGTCGATTCCGGTGTCAGCTTTATTGACACCGCGGACATCTACGGCGGGGGCAGCAACGAGGAACTGATCGCCCGGCTGCTCAAGGAGCGGCGGGACGAGGTGCAGCTGGCCACCAAGTTCGGGCTGGTGGGAACTCCGACGGACGGCTACACGGACATCAGGGGCGACGCCGCCTACATCCGGCAGGCGGTGGACCGCAGCCTGCAGCGGCTGGGAACCGACCGGATTGACCTCTACTACATGCACCGCCGTGACCTCCGCGTTCCGATTGTGGAAACCGTGGAGGCCATGGCAGAGCTTGTGCAGCAGGGCAAGGTCAGGCACCTGGGGCTGTCCGAAGTGACGGCCCAGGAGCTTCAGGAAGCCTCTGCCGTCCACCCGATTGCGGCGGTCCAGAGCGAATGGTCCATCTGGAGCCGCGACGTGGAACGCAACGTTGTTCCTGCCGCGGCCGCCCTGGGAGTGGGTTTTGTCCCGTACTCGCCGCTGGGCCGCGGGTTCCTCACCGGCACTGTGGACGCCTCGAGCCTTGGCGAAAAGGATTTTCGACGCCGGATCCCCCGTTTCGCCCTGGACGCGGCGGACGCCAACCAGGCGGTCGTGGACACCGTCCGGTCCGTGGCTGGCGAACTGGACGCAACACCTGCCCAGGTTGCCCTGGCCTGGCTGTTCGCCCAAGGCAGGCGGCTGGGCCTGCCGGTCGTCCCGATCCCCGGCACGCGCAAGCGGCACCGGATCGACGAAAACCTGGGCGCCCTGGCGTTGGACCTCACCCCTGCCCAACTGGACGCGCTAGGTGAAGCCTCGGACGCCGTCGTCGGCTCCCGCTCAGCGGATCCCACCTGGGTGTCCGAGGGCCGTGAATAGACTCAGAGCCATGGACTCACTTCTGTATGACCTGCCCGCCCTGACCATCCGCCGGATCTCCGTGAGCGAGATGGACAACAACGTTTACCTGCTGACGGCGAAGGCCAGCGGAGAACAGGTGCTGATCGACGCCGCGGACGATTTTCCGGCCATCCAGCAACTGCTGCAGGATGCGGCCGGAGACACCTCCGCAACGCCTCGGCTTGCACTGATCGCCACCACCCACCAGCACTGGGACCACGTCCGGGCGCTGAAGGAACTGGTGGAGGCTACCGAGGCGACCACCGCAGCAGGAACGGACGACGCCGAGGCGCTGCCGGTTCCGGTGGACCGGCCCCTTGGGCACGGGGATACGGTTGCCGTGGACGGCTTTGAGCTGGCGGCGGTCCACCTGAGGGGACACACGCCGGGCTCGATCGCCTTTGTGTACGAGGACCCCGAAGGGCCTGCGCACATTTTCTCCGGCGATTCGCTGTTCCCCGGCGGCGTTGGCAACACACAGAAGGATCCCGGGCGTTTCAACCAGCTTTTGGACGACGTGACCCAGCGGCTGTTCGGCACTTACCCGGACTCCGCCGTCGTCCATCCCGGCCACGGCAAGCCGACAACCCTGGGCGCCGAGCGGCCGCACCTCGAGGAGTGGCGCGCCCGCGGCTGGTGACGACCACATCGATTGCTCCGCACCTGCCGTTATGGACCTTCTAAACGGCAGGTGCGGAGCAATCGATGGACGTTAAGGGGCCTTGTTAGCGGCTGCGGCGTTCGTTCGACGCCGGAGCCGACGCGCGGCGGGGACCGCTGCGGGCGGGACGGCCGGAGCCGCCGCCGTTGCCTGCGCTGTAGGAGCCGCCTGAGGTGCCACCGGTGTTGGAGGACCAGACTGCCTTGTTGCCGCCGGCTGCGCCTGCACCTGCACGTGAACCGCCGCTGCGGGTACCTGCACCGGCACCTGCTGCGGCGCGCTGCCCGGTTGCGGGGCGACCGCTGCGCTGGCCGCCCGAGGCTGCCGGACGTCCTGAGCTTGCCGGCCGGCCGGTGCCGCCGCGGGGCGCTTCGCTGCGGGTTACGCGTGACTCTGCGCGGCCGTCCGAACCGCGGCCGGCCGATGCACGGCCACCTGCCGCGGGGACGTCGTTGCGGTGCGTGGAAGCGGTGCCGCGGCCGCGGTTGTTGCGGCGGGCAGCCGCTGCGGCAACGGCGCGGTCCTCGTTCTGCTCGGCCACGCGGTCAAACGCTGCGCGGGCTTCGGTGCGGCCCTCGAAGGCAACTGCCCGGCGCTCGGCGCGGGGTACGTCGGTGCGAACGGGCTCGGCCCCAACCTTGCCGCGTCCACCACGGCCGCCACGGCCGCCGGCCGTGGGTGGAGCCTGGCGGCGGGCGCGCTTGCGCTCCGCGTTGGCGCCGGTGGAGGTGCCGCCGCCCTGCTGTGCAGCCTTCTTAGCCAGCAGTGCAGCGCGGGTGCGCGGGTCGATCTTCTCGGCCATCTCGCCCACGAGTTCAGCAACGATGGGCGAAGAGGCGGTGACGCGCTCAAAGTTCACCTCGACGCCGGCGGCCTTCATCAGCTTCTTCACGTCGGTCTGCTGCTCCGGCAGGGTCAGCGTGACCACGGTGCCGTCGGAACCGGCACGCGCGGTACGGCCTGAACGGTGCAGGTACGCCTTGTGCTCGGTGGGCGGGTCCACGTGGATGACCAGTTCGACATCGTCAACGTGGACACCACGGGCGGCGACGTCGGTGGCCACCAAGACGCGGACGTCACCGTTGGAGAACTCGGCGAGGTTGCGGTCACGGGCGTTCTGCGAGAGGTTGCCGTGCAGGTCCACGGCGGGGATCCCGGCGTCCGTCAGGGTCTTGGCCAGCTTGCGGGCGTGGTGCTTGGTCCGCATAAAGAGGACACGGCGGCCGGCGCCGGAGGCTAGCTCCACGATCAGCTGCTTCTTGACGGTCTGGTCGTTGACCACCAGGACGTGGTGCTCCATGGTGGTCACCGCGGCCTGCGGGTCATCCACGGAGTGGGTCAGCGGGTTGGACAGGTAGCGCTGGACGATCTTGTCCACGCCGTTGTCCAGGGTGGCGGAGAAGAGCAGGCGCTGGCCCTGGCTGGGGGTCATGTCCATGAGCTTCTTCACCACGGGCAGGAAGCCGAGGTCGGCCATGTGGTCCGCCTCGTCCAGCACTGTGATTTCCACGGCCTCGAGGGTGAGGATCCGCTGGCGGATCAGGTCCTCCAGGCGGCCCGGGCAGGCGATGACAATGTCGACGCCGGCGCGCAGGGCCTTCTCCTGGCGCGCCTGGGAGATGCCGCCGTAGATCACGGTGGTGTTCAGGCCGGCAGCCTTGGCCAGCGGCTCGATGGTGGCGTTGATCTGGGTAGCCAGTTCGCGGGTGGGTGCCAGGACCAGGCCCATGGGGCGGCCGGGCTTGCGGAAGTACGGGGCTTCGCGCTCGGCGAGGCGGGCCACCAGCGGGATGGCGAAGGCGATGGTCTTGCCGGAGCCGGTGCGGCCGCGGCCCAGGACGTCGCGTCCTGCAAGGGTGTCAGGGAGGGTCTTCACCTGGATGGGGAACGGGGTTTCGATTCCCTGGGCGGTGAGGGTGTCGGCGAGGGCTTTGGGCGTGCCGAGGGCAGCAAATGTAGTCAAAGTCAAAGGTCTTTCAGGCGGTATCCGTGTGGATATCGGCCCCCGATGCCGGTTGGCTCAAGGGTTCGCCGAAGAAAATTCAGGTGGTCAACCAGCCTGCTGCCGCTTATGCAAAGCGGCGGCCGGGACCAAATGGAATGCGTTCATCGACGCAGGATGTGCCTCTCACATGAAAAAAGCCCTGTCCCCTGGATGAAGGGGTACCTTCACACAGGAAATCCTGGGCATCACTGCACATCAAGTTCCACCAGTCTAGCATCCCTGGCCCACCCCACTTTTCCGCCCCCTCCCAAGTAGGTAGCGCCAAGTGTCGTTTTGAACCCTCAAAACGACACTTAGCGCTACTTGGTTGGTCGTTGCCTTGGGGGCGGGGCCGGGGCACGCTTGAGGCATGAGTGAACACGCCGCCCCCGGGAATGACGCGCAGCATCCTGGATCACGCCAGCAGCATCCTGAAACGCACCAGACGATGCACGACGCCGGTTCTGGCCATTCCGACGCCACGCTCGGCGAGGGTTTGGCAGTCCACAGCGGGGCCGACGCCGCGGCCATCTGGGACGACCGCTACCGCAGCAAACCCCGGATGTGGAGCGGCAAACCCAACCCGCAGCTGGTCCGGGAAGCCGGTGGCCTTCGCCCCGGGAAGGCGCTGGACCTCGGCTGCGGGGAAGGCGCTGACGCCATCTGGCTTGCCCAGCAGGGGTGGACCGTCACCGCCGTCGACGTCTCCGCGGTGGCCCTCGACCGGGCACACTCCCACGAGAAGGCCGCGCTGGCCCGCGAAAGCGTCCATGCCGCAGAGGGAACAATTGCCAGCAGGATCACCTGGCAACAGGCAGACCTCAGCCAATGGCAGCCCGGCGACTCCTTCGACCTCGTGACGTCGCAGTTCCTGCACTCGCAGGAGCTCGCCTGGCAGGGCCCGCTCCGCACCGCGGCGGCCGCAGTCAAGCGCGGCGGCACGCTGCTGGTGGTGGGCCACCACCCGGACAGGCTGCCGCCGTGGGGCGGCGGGCACGACCACCAGGGGATGTTCTACACCTGTGATGAGCTCGTCCAGGAACTGGGGCTTGACGGTCCCGAATGGCAGCTGGAGGTCCAGACCAGCCGGGAGAGGCCGGTAACCGGGCCTGACGGCCAGCACGCAACCATCGCCGACGTCGTCCTGCGGGCCACACGCTTGCCCTGACTGCCGCCCGCCCAGGCCACGGAGTTTTTGTCCAACTCAGGGGGTTTTGGCGGCGGTGACCCGGGGCGCGACGGCGGCAGCGGCGACGGCGAGCACGGCGGCGAGGCCGAAGACCCCGGCGAAGGATTCCGTCGTCGTCGTAAACGCTGCGAAGACGATGCCCGTCGTTGCGAGGGCCAGTGCGCCGCCCAGGGAGTCCGCGATGGACATGGCGGAGCTGTTGAAGCCCTCGTTTTCCTTGCTGGACAGCGCCAGGGTCATGACACTCAGCCGCGGATACAGCAGTCCCATGCCGCCGCCGGCGAGGATCCAGCCGGCAATGACGACGGCGGGCGGCCAGTGCAGCGCGGTGGTCACCAATGCGAGGATCACCGCCCCCAGGACCATCAGGGCGCCGATGCCCACAGCACGGCGATGGGACAGCCTGGTGCCCAGGCGCCCCTGCACTGCCGACGCTGCGGCCCAGGCCAGCGCCCCGCCGGTAAGCGTAAGGCCGGCAAATGTGGGCGAAAAGTCGTACAGCTCGATCAGCAGGTAGGGCAGGTAAACCTCGGCTCCGAAGAACGCTGCCGCGGCGAGCCCGCGCACCAGTATCACGCTGGGCAGGCCGCGGCGGGCGGTGAGGGTGCCCCGCGGAACCAGCGGGCGGACGGCCAGCAGGGCAAGGACGACGGCGGCAACGGCCAGGAGCGCCGGCGCGGCGGGAAGGCCGGGGATCCGGAGCTCTCGTGACAGGTTGAGCGCCAGGACAGCGAGCGCCGCCAGGGTTGCCCAGGCAAGTCTGCCCGGCGCCCAGGGCGGCAGCGCATCCCCCGGCTCCCCGGCCGGTCCGTGAGGCGGCTCGAGTCCCTTCAGCACGGGCGCAATCATCACCAGCGCGGGGATGACCAGGCCTACCACGCCCAGGAACACCCAGTGCCAGCTGAAGACCTGCGCCACGATTCCTGCCGCAAACGGCCCTACCAGGGACGGCACCACCCACGCGGCGGAGAACGCGGCAAAGATCTTGGGGTGCAGGCTGCCGGGATAGATGCGCGCCACCAGCACATACAACGCGACTGTCAGGGCTCCCCCGCCCAGCCCCTGCACCAGCCGGCCCGCAACCAGCACGGGCATGGACGCCGCGGTCCCGGCAATCAGCAGGCCCAGCACGAACAACGCCACTGATGCGTAGAGCGGGGCTGTGGGCCCGCGCCTGTCGGACCAGTTTCCGGCGGCAACCATGCCGATCACGCCTGTTGCCAGCGGACCGGCAAACGCGAGCGCGTAGAGTCCGGCGCCGTCGAGTTCGCGGCTGACCAGGGCCATGATGGTGGTGACGGCAAGGGATTCGAACGCGGCCAGGAACACCAGGGCACACGTCCCCACGGTCACCCAGAGGTACGGCCCCCGGAGGATGCCCGCCGCGGGGCGGGTGGCCGGAACAACGGAATCCCGCACGGCAGCCCGCCCCTAACTGACGAACCGGTCGCGGCCGGCGCGGTACCCGAAGATCCCCGCCAGCAACCCCACCGCCAGGAACAGGACCCCGGCGGCGGTGAAGGATCCGGTGGCCTGGTGCAGCTGGCCCACCAGCAGCGTGCCGGTGGAGCCCAGCCCGTAGCCCACGCCCTGCATCATTCCCGACAGGTGCGCGGCAGTGTGCCCGTCGCGGGTCCGGAGCATGATCATGGTCAGCGCCACGGCGGTGAGGCTTCCCTGGCCCAGTCCCAGCAGGCCGGCCCACACCCAGACAAGCTCCAGGGGACCGAAGATGCTCAGCGCGAAGCCGGCGCCGGTCATCAAAGCAACGATGGTGTTGATGGCGCGCTGGTCCTTCAACCTGGCGGCCAGTGCGGGCGCGAACAGCGAGCCGAGCATCTGCAGCACGATGGACCCCGAGACGATCAGTCCCGCCGCTCCCCCGTCCACGCCCCGCTCGCGCAGGATCGGCGCCAGCCACGCGAAGACGCTGAAGGACATCATGGCCTGCAGCACCATGAAGATGGTCACCTGCCAGGCCACCGGGGAGCGCCACACGTTCACGCCCTCCCGGACGGCCTGGTGCCGGATGCGCGGCTGGCGGAGTGCCACGGGGAGGAACAGCACAAGCACGACGGCGGCAGGCACCGCCCAGGACCACAGCGCCAGGGTCCACTCCCCCGTAGCCGTGTAGACCGGGTAGGTGAAGCCGGCGCCCAACGCCGCGGAGGCGCAGATGGCGGTGGTGTAGAGCCCGCCCATCAGGCCCAGCCGGTGCGGGAAGTCCCGCTTGACCAGCCCGGGCAGCAGCACGTTGCACAGCGCGATGGCTGCCCCGCAGGCAGCCGTCCCGGCCAGGAGCGCGGGCAGGTGGCCGGCGCCCTGTCCTGTTGCTGCCAGGCCCAGTCCGGCGGGGCGCAGCAACAGTCCTGCCGTGAGGAGCGCCATGGCGCCCAGGAGCACCCGCTCGGCACCGAACCGCCTCGCCAGGACCGGGGCCAGGGGTGCGAACACGCCCAGGAGCGTGACGGGGACAGTGGTCAGCACCACCACAGCCCAGCCGGGGAGGGCAGCCTGGGCAGTTACCTCGGGAAGGACCGCGGAGAAGCTGGAAAAGACCGTCCGCAGGTTGAGTCCCACCAGGACCAGGCACAGCCCCAGGTACACGAGCTGCCGGCGGCTCCCAACCCGGGTGGGTTCCGGTGCCGGGGTCTCGTCAACCTCGGCGTCCACCAGGAACCCTGGTTGCTCGTTTGCCGCAGGGCCACCAGCCCGGCGGTTCCTTGCCTCGGCGTCGGTCGCTTCCCTCATCCGCCCATTCTTGCAGGCTGGGTTGCCTCCCTGGGTTATCCACATAGGGACCGCGGTGCCTTCTGGCAGTTCCGCCCCACGCCTACGTTGGAACCAGCAGCTGCACGGCAATCAGAGGAGGAACATCGTGGCAGCACCTGAACCCGGTCCCGGCCCTCCACGCCCTGATCCGAAGTCATCCGCAGAGGAGGGAGTACCGTCGGGGCCGTCACTCCACACACCCTCTTGTCGGGATCGCCCGGTGATCTGGCTGGCTGCCGCCAGCCTGGTCCTTGCAATTGCTGCCCCTGCCTCCCTCTTTGTTACTGCCCTCGTGCATATGCTCGTCGCAGTGCTGGCCTTCTCCTTTCGTTGGTCTCCCTTGCCGCCATGGGCAGTCGACATCCTCATCCTGAGTCTGCCTTCCGTTCTCATGTCAGCTTCCTTGGCCCTGGCATTCCACGCTGTGAAGCGGTCGGAGCAGAGGACCCCCGGCCGGACGTTCTCCGTAGCGTCGATGTGCCTATCCACTGCCCTCGTTGCCGTGTACGTGGGCGTCTGGCTGTTCCTCGAGCGGTCTCCATAAGTTGTTCCCCTCCGGCGCCGCTATTCTGGAAGGGATGAGCGAATCCCCAGAAAACCCCCAGCAGCCGCATGTCCCGAGGCCCGTCACGCCGGGGACGCAGGCTTCCTTTGGCACGTACGGCGGCCGGCCGGTCAGCTTCGTCCGCCGCGGCACGCGCCTGCAGGGCCGCCGGCAGGCGGCCTGGGAAGAGCACGCCGAACGGTGGGCGGTGGACGTCCCGCGCCACGTTGCGAACACCTCGGTCCATCCCGACTACACGTTCGACGCCGAAGCCGAGTTCGGCCGCAAGGCTCCCCTCATTGTGGAGATCGGCTCTGGCCTGGGCGATGCCGTGTGCCACGCCGCCGAGCAGAACCCGGACACCGACTTCCTGGCCGTTGAGGTCTACACCCCGGGCCTGGCCAACACCATCATCAAGATCAACAGCCGCGGCCTCAGGAATGTCCGGGTGGTGGAGGCCAACGCGCCCGAGGTCCTGGCCACGATGCTCCCGGCAGGCTCCGTCAGCGAACTGTGGGTCTTTTTTCCCGATCCGTGGCACAAGTCCCGGCACCACAAGCGCCGCCTCATCCAGCCAGAGTTCGCGGACCTCGCAGCCCGCGCGCTGAAGCCGGGCGGGCTGTGGCGGATCGCCACCGACTGGTCCAACTACGCCGTCCACGTCCGGGATGTCCTGGCGGGTTCCAAGGATTTTGACAACCTGCACACCGGCGAGCGGCGCGGGCCGGAAAGCCCCCTGACCCAGGTGTGGCAGTCCGGCGTCGAGTCCGTGGTGGGCGGAGCGCCGGTCAGGGAGGGCCGTGCACCGGTGAGCACCGAGCACACCGGACCCAACGA contains:
- the pulA gene encoding pullulanase-type alpha-1,6-glucosidase; translation: MTHHPTSSGLPPALRRKLAAALAAACATPLALGGFALPASADHTAAPQAVALVGSLQSEIGCPGDWQPDCTASRLQPVEGSATLYRATFDIPAGTYGMKVALNNSWDENYGAGGAAGGGDLVLNAPGGPVTFTYDHASHTLSDDVPDALGTEAGAHWLSADTIAWQAPAAEGTTYRLYNAPDGGLALADGQVTGGSYTALEKTPGALDAGLAAKYPHLAGFTPLRLAEGDSVRAKELLRGQLLVAAVGADGKVTAATGVQVPGVMDTLYQGAAGQELGLTWKGNRPRLSLWAPTARSVTVHTYAAGSGGDPVASRAMEPGADGVWSLTGEKEWSGAYYLYEVEVFVPETGKVERNLVTDPYSVGLSANSERSLFVDVEDKSLAPEGWKKLQKPALNKPEDLSLYELHVRDFSITDASVPEEHRGTYKAFAQQDSNGMRRLRELTSAGLNAVHLLPVNDIGTIEERRSEQLEPACDLAALPADSEEQQACVAETASKDGFNWGYDPLHYTTPEGSYATNPDGAARITEFREMVAGLNAAGARVIQDVVYNHTSSAGQSGSNNLDRIVPGYYHRLNATAGSLETSTCCANTATENTMMGKLMIDSLVTLAKTYKLDGFRFDLMGHHSKQNMLDVRAALDELTMAKDGVDGKNITLYGEGWNFGEVANNARFVQATQENMAGTGVGTFNDRLRDAVRGGGPFDPDPRVQGFASGLFTDPNSSPANGTPEQQKASLLLAQDLIKVGLTGNLKDYSFVDRTGATVRGSDVPYNGAPAGYTSDPQEAVTYVEAHDNETLFDALALKLPQDTPMAERTRMQTLALSTTAFSQGISFWHAGGESLRSKSLDRNSYDSGDWFNILDHTDATNGFGRGLPPKPDNGDKYGYLRPLLADPALKPAPAAIAEARSRAAELLQIRKSTPLFRLGEAALVQQKVSFPTAGPDQAPGVVVMRIDDSVGPDVDEDLTGLVVVFNAADEAVSQAVAGTTGTAYGLHPVQASGSDPVVRTAAHDPATGTFTVPARTVAVFQAG
- a CDS encoding DEAD/DEAH box helicase; this encodes MTTFAALGTPKALADTLTAQGIETPFPIQVKTLPDTLAGRDVLGRGRTGSGKTIAFAIPLVARLAEREAPYFRKPGRPMGLVLAPTRELATQINATIEPLAKAAGLNTTVIYGGISQARQEKALRAGVDIVIACPGRLEDLIRQRILTLEAVEITVLDEADHMADLGFLPVVKKLMDMTPSQGQRLLFSATLDNGVDKIVQRYLSNPLTHSVDDPQAAVTTMEHHVLVVNDQTVKKQLIVELASGAGRRVLFMRTKHHARKLAKTLTDAGIPAVDLHGNLSQNARDRNLAEFSNGDVRVLVATDVAARGVHVDDVELVIHVDPPTEHKAYLHRSGRTARAGSDGTVVTLTLPEQQTDVKKLMKAAGVEVNFERVTASSPIVAELVGEMAEKIDPRTRAALLAKKAAQQGGGTSTGANAERKRARRQAPPTAGGRGGRGGRGKVGAEPVRTDVPRAERRAVAFEGRTEARAAFDRVAEQNEDRAVAAAAARRNNRGRGTASTHRNDVPAAGGRASAGRGSDGRAESRVTRSEAPRGGTGRPASSGRPAASGGQRSGRPATGQRAAAGAGAGTRSGGSRAGAGAAGGNKAVWSSNTGGTSGGSYSAGNGGGSGRPARSGPRRASAPASNERRSR
- a CDS encoding aldo/keto reductase, which gives rise to MPATVDLGDGLKVSPLGFGGMALTPVYGEVDQEDALRTLHHAVDSGVSFIDTADIYGGGSNEELIARLLKERRDEVQLATKFGLVGTPTDGYTDIRGDAAYIRQAVDRSLQRLGTDRIDLYYMHRRDLRVPIVETVEAMAELVQQGKVRHLGLSEVTAQELQEASAVHPIAAVQSEWSIWSRDVERNVVPAAAALGVGFVPYSPLGRGFLTGTVDASSLGEKDFRRRIPRFALDAADANQAVVDTVRSVAGELDATPAQVALAWLFAQGRRLGLPVVPIPGTRKRHRIDENLGALALDLTPAQLDALGEASDAVVGSRSADPTWVSEGRE
- a CDS encoding MBL fold metallo-hydrolase, producing MDSLLYDLPALTIRRISVSEMDNNVYLLTAKASGEQVLIDAADDFPAIQQLLQDAAGDTSATPRLALIATTHQHWDHVRALKELVEATEATTAAGTDDAEALPVPVDRPLGHGDTVAVDGFELAAVHLRGHTPGSIAFVYEDPEGPAHIFSGDSLFPGGVGNTQKDPGRFNQLLDDVTQRLFGTYPDSAVVHPGHGKPTTLGAERPHLEEWRARGW
- a CDS encoding bifunctional 2-polyprenyl-6-hydroxyphenol methylase/3-demethylubiquinol 3-O-methyltransferase UbiG, coding for MSEHAAPGNDAQHPGSRQQHPETHQTMHDAGSGHSDATLGEGLAVHSGADAAAIWDDRYRSKPRMWSGKPNPQLVREAGGLRPGKALDLGCGEGADAIWLAQQGWTVTAVDVSAVALDRAHSHEKAALARESVHAAEGTIASRITWQQADLSQWQPGDSFDLVTSQFLHSQELAWQGPLRTAAAAVKRGGTLLVVGHHPDRLPPWGGGHDHQGMFYTCDELVQELGLDGPEWQLEVQTSRERPVTGPDGQHATIADVVLRATRLP
- a CDS encoding nucleoside/nucleotide kinase family protein translates to MDSPEIAEAMDALRRRLVPGTRVILGIAGTPGSGKSTFAEWIRQQFGPGQAVVVPMDGFHLGNAIIDGPPLRQRKGAMETFDAGGYLSLLRRLVRRDEPVVYAPEFRRTLDEPVAASIAVPAEVPLIITEGNYLLMEHQPWKDVRAQLDEVWFVDTPPVLRLARLVERHVSFGMDRTAAEAWANGPDEANAVLIQATRPAADRLIPWK